In the Pirellulales bacterium genome, one interval contains:
- a CDS encoding serine hydrolase domain-containing protein, whose product MQIEPALSEQIMIPSERLYRGLLLPVFVAFVLGLCRIAGATAPADLDKVEGPLGRKLDEDMKKRAESGFSGALLVAKGGNVVIAKGYGLANREKQIPFTSRTVFDIGSLTKQFTGAAIAKLESQGKLSAEDKLGKYFRNVPEDKSQITLFHLLTHSAGLEGDFGGDYEPATREWIVEMALRSKLLFSPGRGHRYANSGFSLLAAVIEQVTGQTYEAYLREQLWLPAAMKNTGYLLPKWDPDTVAHGYKRSTDWGTPLDKNWAEDGPYWNLRGNGGVLSTVGDLYRWHKALLGDQVLSKEAKAKMFSRKVEMGPDADSWYSYGWVLTDSPRRTRVTSHNGSNGVFYAEFIRYVDEDIVYIAASNRSEDASGACLDGIKDTVFQ is encoded by the coding sequence ATGCAAATTGAACCTGCGCTCTCCGAGCAAATCATGATCCCGAGCGAGAGATTGTACCGCGGGCTGTTATTGCCTGTTTTTGTCGCCTTCGTACTAGGACTTTGCAGAATTGCAGGTGCGACGGCGCCGGCCGACTTGGATAAGGTTGAAGGGCCGCTCGGACGGAAGCTTGACGAGGATATGAAGAAGCGAGCGGAGTCAGGATTCAGCGGTGCTCTATTAGTCGCCAAGGGTGGCAATGTCGTAATTGCCAAGGGTTATGGACTGGCAAATCGAGAGAAGCAGATACCGTTCACGTCTCGGACGGTTTTTGATATCGGCTCCCTCACCAAGCAATTTACCGGTGCCGCGATCGCCAAACTGGAATCACAGGGGAAGCTCAGCGCGGAAGACAAGCTCGGCAAGTATTTCAGGAATGTCCCCGAGGACAAATCGCAAATTACGCTCTTCCACCTACTCACGCACAGCGCGGGCTTGGAGGGAGATTTCGGCGGCGACTACGAACCCGCCACGCGCGAGTGGATCGTCGAAATGGCGCTACGGTCAAAGCTGCTGTTCTCCCCCGGTCGGGGGCATCGCTACGCCAATTCTGGGTTCAGCCTGTTGGCAGCCGTGATCGAGCAGGTGACCGGACAAACGTACGAAGCCTACTTGCGCGAGCAACTGTGGTTGCCAGCTGCAATGAAGAATACGGGCTATCTGCTGCCGAAATGGGACCCCGACACCGTTGCTCATGGCTACAAGAGAAGCACGGATTGGGGCACACCACTCGATAAGAACTGGGCTGAGGACGGTCCCTACTGGAACCTACGCGGAAATGGCGGCGTACTTTCGACCGTCGGGGACCTGTATCGCTGGCACAAGGCGCTGCTGGGCGACCAGGTGCTCTCGAAGGAAGCAAAGGCAAAAATGTTTTCGCGGAAGGTCGAGATGGGGCCAGATGCAGACTCTTGGTACAGCTACGGATGGGTACTGACCGACTCGCCACGCCGTACAAGGGTCACTTCGCATAACGGCAGCAATGGCGTGTTCTATGCGGAATTCATCCGATACGTCGATGAAGACATCGTATACATTGCCGCCAGCAATCGCTCGGAAGATGCTTCGGGTGCCTGTCTGGATGGCATCAAAGACACCGTCTTTCAGTGA
- a CDS encoding SMP-30/gluconolactonase/LRE family protein yields the protein MTDAHAEQPTDSAVAPPARRRELKRFLVLAAVIVIGLAIYVFAWPSPIDPVAYEPPLKPPLTGVLAPNDRLASAEQIAVGLVNGPEDVEVDTAGRVFTGTADGKVLRIDPDGTVNTLAETGGRPVGLCMAPDGNLIVADSARGVLSIDPAGNITVLVNGADNERLGFADDVAIARNGTIYFSDASAKFGPDEYLYDMLEGRPHGRLVSYDPATRDTTTLLRGLYFANGVALSQNEDFVLVNETYRFRIMRYWLSGDRAGQSEVFVDNLPGYPDNITSNGQGIFWLALFTVRNDDADWLAPRPYLKGVLAKMPAFLWPKAQPYAFVVKLDEQGQILDSIQDPTGKNLREITSAFERNGHLYLGSLHNDRIGKYKLP from the coding sequence ATGACGGACGCCCATGCCGAACAGCCGACGGACAGCGCGGTCGCGCCACCGGCGCGGCGCCGCGAGCTGAAGCGTTTTCTGGTCCTAGCGGCGGTCATAGTCATCGGATTGGCGATATATGTCTTCGCGTGGCCCTCGCCGATCGATCCCGTGGCATACGAGCCACCTCTCAAGCCGCCGCTTACGGGCGTGCTGGCGCCGAACGATCGTCTGGCCTCGGCCGAGCAGATCGCCGTCGGTCTGGTTAATGGCCCTGAGGACGTCGAGGTCGACACGGCCGGCCGCGTTTTTACCGGCACCGCCGATGGCAAGGTGCTGCGCATCGATCCCGATGGCACGGTCAACACCCTGGCCGAAACCGGCGGCCGGCCCGTGGGGCTCTGCATGGCGCCCGACGGCAATCTGATTGTGGCCGATTCGGCCCGCGGTGTGTTATCGATCGACCCGGCGGGCAATATCACCGTACTCGTGAACGGCGCCGATAACGAGCGGCTCGGCTTTGCCGACGACGTGGCGATCGCCCGCAATGGCACGATCTATTTCTCCGACGCCAGCGCCAAATTTGGCCCCGATGAATATCTGTACGACATGCTCGAAGGGCGCCCGCACGGGCGGCTGGTGAGTTACGATCCGGCAACGCGCGATACAACGACCCTGCTCCGCGGCTTGTACTTTGCCAATGGCGTCGCGCTTTCGCAAAACGAAGACTTCGTGCTCGTCAATGAAACGTACCGCTTTCGTATCATGCGCTACTGGCTTAGCGGTGATCGAGCCGGACAGTCGGAAGTGTTTGTCGACAACTTGCCGGGCTATCCTGACAATATCACGTCTAACGGACAGGGGATATTTTGGCTGGCTTTGTTCACGGTGCGCAACGACGACGCCGACTGGCTGGCCCCGCGTCCGTACCTGAAAGGAGTCCTGGCCAAAATGCCGGCCTTCCTGTGGCCCAAGGCGCAGCCCTATGCCTTTGTCGTCAAGCTCGACGAGCAGGGGCAAATCCTCGACAGCATCCAAGACCCGACGGGCAAGAACCTTCGCGAAATTACTTCGGCATTCGAGCGCAACGGCCACCTCTACCTGGGCAGCCTGCACAACGATCGGATCGGCAAATACAAGTTACCGTAA
- a CDS encoding aminotransferase class III-fold pyridoxal phosphate-dependent enzyme, translating into MSRTTDQFDVARQYLAGGVSASTRVNRALGRPMYFERAEGCRVWDLDGREYIDLCTSHGATLLGHGDPQVLAAVQTALARGAACSYENEWHALLARELCEAIPCCDLVRFTGSGSEATMHCLRLARAFTGRTKLLKLEGNFHGYHDQVMFALAAPATGPGPETNPAVEPASTGMVSALAEQLVVVPYNRPDLLERAFSQHGDRLAAAICEPIYYNAGCILPTPEFLEALRRLTSKHGALLVFDEVLSAFRMGPGGAQEYLGVTPDLCTIGKAVGGGFPLSAFGGRHDIMRRLMPEGDCQHSGTYNGHVVPVAAGLAAVRAYRAPGFYDHIHALAGRLYTGLVSLLARHGIAGRVQGLGARFGIYFGPTQEVRDYRDTLSHDRQKMLRFVAAANEEGVYFHDYGGAACHHGFCAAMTTADVDEALARLDRALGKVASDNKQDR; encoded by the coding sequence ATGTCTCGCACAACTGATCAGTTCGACGTAGCCCGACAGTATCTCGCCGGCGGTGTATCGGCTTCGACGCGCGTAAATCGCGCGCTGGGACGGCCGATGTATTTCGAGCGGGCCGAGGGCTGCCGTGTGTGGGATCTCGACGGCCGTGAGTACATCGACCTGTGTACCAGTCACGGGGCCACGCTGCTGGGGCACGGCGACCCGCAAGTGCTCGCCGCCGTACAGACGGCACTCGCACGTGGCGCGGCGTGCTCGTACGAAAACGAGTGGCACGCCCTGTTGGCGCGTGAATTATGCGAAGCCATTCCTTGTTGCGACCTGGTTCGCTTCACCGGTTCGGGGAGCGAAGCCACGATGCACTGCCTGCGACTGGCCCGTGCGTTCACGGGCCGGACGAAGCTGTTGAAGCTTGAGGGGAACTTTCACGGCTATCACGACCAGGTGATGTTTGCGCTGGCGGCGCCGGCCACGGGACCCGGCCCCGAGACCAATCCCGCGGTCGAACCAGCATCGACCGGCATGGTGAGCGCCTTGGCCGAGCAGCTGGTTGTGGTGCCGTACAATCGGCCGGACTTATTGGAGAGAGCATTTTCGCAGCATGGCGACCGGTTGGCCGCCGCGATCTGTGAGCCGATCTACTACAACGCCGGCTGCATCCTGCCCACGCCCGAGTTCTTGGAAGCTCTGCGCCGCCTGACGAGCAAGCACGGAGCGCTATTGGTTTTCGACGAAGTGCTGAGCGCCTTTCGCATGGGACCGGGCGGGGCGCAGGAATATTTGGGCGTGACGCCCGACCTATGCACGATCGGCAAGGCCGTCGGCGGCGGCTTCCCGCTGAGCGCGTTTGGCGGCCGTCACGATATCATGCGCCGCCTGATGCCCGAGGGAGATTGCCAGCACAGCGGCACCTATAACGGCCACGTGGTACCCGTCGCAGCCGGCCTGGCCGCGGTGCGTGCCTATCGAGCGCCGGGATTCTACGATCACATTCATGCCTTGGCTGGTCGCCTGTATACGGGGCTGGTCTCGCTGCTGGCGCGGCACGGCATCGCCGGTCGGGTGCAAGGGCTCGGCGCGCGGTTTGGCATCTATTTCGGACCCACGCAGGAAGTTCGCGATTACCGCGACACGCTGTCGCACGATCGGCAGAAGATGTTGCGGTTCGTGGCTGCCGCGAATGAAGAGGGCGTGTATTTTCACGATTACGGCGGCGCCGCCTGCCATCACGGCTTTTGTGCTGCCATGACGACGGCCGACGTCGACGAGGCGCTGGCACGATTGGACCGTGCCCTGGGCAAGGTCGCCAGCGACAATAAGCAAGATCGCTAG
- a CDS encoding DUF1992 domain-containing protein, producing MANLSIGMTGRALEIVAEDKLRAAIDQGDFDNLPGFGQPHPIFDEEYDPHWWIRRKLAREGLSGAASPFPRLGG from the coding sequence ATGGCAAACCTTTCCATCGGCATGACCGGACGGGCGCTCGAGATCGTAGCCGAAGACAAACTGCGTGCGGCCATCGATCAAGGCGACTTCGACAATCTGCCCGGCTTCGGCCAGCCGCACCCAATTTTCGACGAAGAGTACGACCCGCACTGGTGGATTCGCCGTAAGCTGGCTCGCGAAGGATTGAGCGGCGCGGCCAGCCCATTTCCCCGTCTCGGCGGATAG
- a CDS encoding methyltransferase domain-containing protein → MSRPAQDRTEEFNRRVDFGRTANDYGRHRAGFPDEFFARLRTFHVGLPGQRVLDLGSGTGTLARGLAAAGCRVTALDPAAPMLREGCRLAEETHLALDYVIAKSEALPLESATQDVITAGQCWHWFDRTTAAAEARRVLTADGLLVIAHFDWLPLAGSPVEATEKLIERCNPDWHFGGSHGCYPQWLPGVSAAGFTEIETFSFDHMVPYSHEGWRGRIRASAGVAATLSEIDVIRFDQELAQLLAEQFPQDPLTIPHRVYAIVAVSR, encoded by the coding sequence GTGAGCCGCCCCGCACAAGACAGAACCGAAGAGTTCAACCGTCGCGTCGACTTCGGACGTACGGCCAATGACTACGGCCGGCATCGCGCCGGGTTCCCGGACGAGTTCTTCGCACGATTGCGGACGTTCCACGTTGGCCTACCCGGCCAGCGCGTGCTTGACCTGGGTTCCGGCACCGGCACGCTCGCGCGTGGATTGGCCGCGGCCGGCTGCCGTGTGACGGCTCTCGATCCGGCCGCGCCGATGCTGCGCGAGGGGTGTCGACTTGCCGAGGAGACGCACTTGGCCCTGGACTACGTCATTGCCAAGTCCGAAGCCTTGCCACTCGAATCAGCGACACAGGATGTGATCACGGCCGGACAATGCTGGCATTGGTTCGATCGCACGACGGCCGCCGCCGAAGCCCGCCGCGTGCTCACAGCCGATGGTCTCCTGGTGATTGCCCACTTCGACTGGCTACCCCTGGCCGGCAGCCCCGTGGAAGCGACCGAAAAGCTTATCGAGCGCTGCAATCCCGATTGGCACTTTGGAGGCAGCCATGGATGCTATCCGCAGTGGCTACCCGGCGTGTCTGCGGCTGGCTTCACCGAGATCGAAACATTTTCCTTCGACCATATGGTCCCCTATAGTCACGAAGGTTGGCGGGGCCGCATTCGGGCCAGTGCCGGAGTCGCGGCCACACTCTCAGAAATCGACGTCATTCGCTTCGACCAAGAACTGGCGCAACTATTGGCCGAACAATTCCCGCAAGACCCATTAACGATTCCGCACCGCGTCTACGCGATAGTGGCCGTGTCGCGCTAG
- a CDS encoding NADPH:quinone oxidoreductase family protein: MKAVRCTNWCQPSGLTIEDLPRPQPGPAEVLVRVAAASLNFPDVLIIQGLYQVKPPLPFTPGFELAGTVEQAGAEAAAKFPPGTRVLAQCDLGAFAEYAIAPVHSVRSLPPGLDDAEAAAFSLVYQTSYFGLVYRGQLARGENVLVHSAAGGVGLAAVQIARALGAGKIIGTVGSDDKRAAVLAAGADVVVNYQTENFVEAVKAATAGHGADVIYDPVGGDLSEQSTRCIAFEGRLVIIGFTSGKFPNFKGNHLLVKNYSVVGLHWGYYRQMDPAKIEQGWQDLMNLYKTGHLKPVIAARYPLARVADAMDHLTSRRAVGKIILDVNMG; the protein is encoded by the coding sequence ATGAAGGCTGTTCGCTGTACGAATTGGTGCCAGCCGTCCGGGCTGACCATCGAAGATCTGCCCCGACCGCAGCCTGGTCCCGCCGAGGTGCTGGTCCGCGTAGCGGCCGCCTCGCTAAACTTTCCCGACGTCCTCATCATCCAGGGGCTGTATCAGGTCAAGCCGCCGCTCCCCTTTACACCCGGCTTTGAATTGGCCGGCACCGTCGAACAGGCAGGGGCCGAGGCCGCCGCGAAATTTCCCCCCGGCACCCGCGTGCTGGCGCAGTGCGATCTGGGAGCGTTCGCCGAGTACGCCATCGCCCCTGTTCACTCGGTTCGATCTTTGCCGCCAGGGCTCGACGATGCCGAGGCGGCCGCCTTTTCGTTGGTCTATCAGACGTCCTATTTCGGCCTGGTCTATCGTGGCCAACTGGCTCGGGGCGAAAACGTGCTGGTCCACTCGGCGGCCGGAGGTGTCGGGCTAGCCGCCGTGCAAATCGCCCGCGCCCTGGGGGCCGGCAAGATCATCGGCACCGTCGGCTCGGACGATAAGCGCGCCGCCGTGCTCGCAGCCGGAGCAGACGTGGTGGTGAATTATCAGACCGAGAACTTTGTCGAGGCTGTCAAGGCGGCCACCGCCGGTCACGGCGCGGACGTGATTTACGATCCGGTCGGCGGCGACCTCTCTGAACAGAGCACGCGTTGCATTGCCTTCGAGGGGCGGCTGGTGATCATCGGCTTTACCAGCGGCAAATTTCCCAACTTCAAGGGAAACCACTTGCTGGTCAAGAATTACAGCGTGGTCGGGCTGCATTGGGGCTACTACCGACAGATGGACCCGGCCAAGATCGAGCAAGGCTGGCAAGACTTGATGAACCTTTACAAGACGGGCCATCTCAAACCAGTCATCGCCGCACGCTACCCGCTGGCGCGCGTGGCCGACGCCATGGACCATCTCACGTCGCGACGTGCCGTGGGCAAGATCATCCTTGATGTAAACATGGGATGA
- a CDS encoding DEAD/DEAH box helicase, which translates to MATSELLTAEPLEAGIPFHPVIAGWFRSRFGAPTDPQRLGWRSIAAGQHTLIAAPTGSGKTLAAFLWCLDRLFRQGMSGELPSGTQVVYVSPLKALSNDIHRNLEVPLAEIRAAAIEAGFRAPPIRAAVRTGDTPTAERQAMLRRPPHILVTTPESLYLLLTSAKSREMLRGVHTVIVDEIHALARDKRGSHLALSLERLAHLTDVAPTRIGLSATQRPIDQIAQFLVGRPAVDAQQSNCAIVDVGHQRELDLAVEVPPGELAAVCSHECWAEVYERLKQLIAAHRSTLIFVNTRRLAERVSHHLIELLGESAVAGHHGSLSRSLRLNAEERLKNGELKAIVATASLEMGIDVGYLDLVCQIGSPRSIATFLQRVGRSGHSLGLVPKGRLFPLSRDELMECLAVVRSVRSGRLDAIEIPAAPLDILAQQIVAAVAAEEWDETELYELCRGAWPYRTLSRADFDAAVALVTQGADPKTGRGAHLHRDRINGRLRARRGARIAAITSGGAIPELADYRVVTEEEGTFVGTLNEDFAIESQAGDVFQLGNMSWRVRYVRGGEVVVQDAQGAPATVPFWLGEAPGRTRELSAEVATLRTELATRITIPSGRPYESGQLIDIGPKITQQSWLPGVGGDPTPPKASKEEIPDSLEAQPPQRERNFDLPAPRDDVDLTSATAWLARETGADYWTAVQAARYVAAQKAAIPTVPTQKQIVFERFFDESGGSQLVIHAPLGARINRAWGLAMRKRFCRSFDFELQASATDDGVLLSLGPQHSFPIDALFKMLNPGNGQTLLVQALLAAPMFQTRWRWNVTRALAVLRYRGGKKVPPYLQRYRSDDLLAAVFPQTAGCLENHAGDIEVPDHPLVQQTVYDCLHEAMDIEGWTDVLREIVSGDIELVPCDTREPSPFSHQIINANPYAFLDGAPLEERRTRAVSVRRTLDIGAVRDLGWLDPAAIAQVRDEAQPVVRDADELHDALITQGVMLEHEGIAWTGWFNDLVSTGRATRARAPDRAPFWIATENWPLVAAALPAATIERRSSLPDSVRQNWESTEALVHLLRGRLQIAGPVTASQMAQELALNAGLVEATLTALEAEGTAMRGRYTPPGARHAANGAAHGAGNAATNGAATDSHEVEWCDRRLLARIHRLTLDRLRRQIEPVEPTSFLRFLTEHQRVAPERRLTGVGGVREILAQLQGFEMAAGAWERRILPARVNEYDPVWLDQLAFSGELTWGRLRPQKPDDAGRASVGRLTRAVPLALMLRADLPWLLPMERNGKPIPLRGNAQTVLAAIESRGALFYHDLTTATGLLPTHLDEALLELAQQGLVTSDGFAPLRGLTSRPRAGRRRTREMRSNPAHRATGQMASSGRWSLFPGLVSAADEQESLKRWAQQLLRRWGIVFRDLLVRESAAPSWGQLVPIFRRLEAQGEIRGGRFVSGVGGEQYATGSAVEQVREVRDREPTGQCLVVAGSDPVNLAGIITRGDRVGAKPTNSLALRDGQVVATFESGVVQYSEDFPPAEAAEVSRRLRRTG; encoded by the coding sequence GTGGCCACGAGCGAGCTTCTTACTGCCGAGCCGCTGGAAGCAGGCATTCCGTTTCATCCGGTCATCGCCGGATGGTTTCGCTCGCGCTTCGGCGCCCCGACCGATCCGCAGCGGCTGGGCTGGCGTTCGATCGCGGCCGGCCAGCACACTCTGATCGCGGCGCCGACAGGCTCCGGTAAAACTCTGGCCGCATTCCTGTGGTGCCTGGACCGCCTGTTCCGCCAAGGAATGTCAGGCGAGTTGCCCAGTGGCACGCAGGTGGTATACGTCTCGCCGCTCAAGGCGCTCTCGAACGACATTCACCGCAATCTGGAAGTGCCGCTGGCCGAGATTCGTGCCGCGGCGATCGAAGCCGGCTTTCGGGCCCCGCCGATTCGCGCCGCAGTGCGGACGGGAGACACGCCCACTGCCGAACGGCAAGCCATGCTGCGCCGTCCGCCACACATTCTAGTGACCACGCCCGAGTCGTTGTATTTGCTGCTCACGAGTGCCAAGAGCCGCGAGATGCTGCGCGGCGTGCACACGGTGATCGTGGACGAAATCCACGCCCTAGCGCGCGACAAGCGCGGCAGCCATTTGGCGCTGTCACTCGAACGGCTGGCCCATCTGACCGACGTTGCGCCGACGCGGATCGGGCTATCGGCCACGCAACGGCCGATCGACCAGATTGCGCAATTCCTGGTTGGCCGGCCGGCAGTCGATGCGCAACAATCCAACTGCGCGATTGTCGACGTCGGGCACCAGCGCGAATTGGACCTGGCCGTGGAAGTTCCGCCCGGAGAGTTGGCGGCCGTCTGCTCGCACGAATGCTGGGCCGAAGTCTACGAGCGTCTGAAGCAACTGATCGCCGCACACCGCAGCACGCTGATTTTCGTCAACACACGGCGCTTGGCAGAGCGCGTCTCGCATCATTTGATCGAACTGTTGGGAGAGTCCGCCGTAGCCGGCCACCACGGCAGCCTATCGCGCTCGTTGCGATTGAATGCCGAAGAACGGCTGAAGAATGGCGAGCTGAAAGCGATCGTCGCTACCGCCTCGCTAGAAATGGGTATCGACGTCGGCTACCTCGACCTGGTCTGCCAGATTGGCTCGCCGCGCTCGATCGCCACGTTTCTGCAACGCGTCGGCCGGTCGGGACACTCGCTGGGGCTGGTGCCCAAGGGGCGGCTGTTTCCACTGTCGCGCGACGAGCTGATGGAATGCCTGGCGGTGGTACGAAGCGTGCGCAGCGGTCGACTGGATGCGATTGAAATCCCCGCGGCGCCGCTCGACATTTTGGCACAGCAAATCGTGGCCGCCGTGGCCGCCGAGGAATGGGACGAGACCGAGCTCTACGAGTTGTGCCGCGGGGCGTGGCCGTATCGCACGCTCAGCCGCGCCGATTTCGACGCCGCCGTAGCGCTCGTCACCCAAGGCGCCGATCCCAAGACAGGCCGCGGCGCGCACTTGCACCGCGACCGCATCAATGGCCGGCTGCGGGCACGGCGTGGAGCGCGGATCGCCGCGATCACCTCGGGCGGAGCGATACCCGAGCTGGCCGACTACCGCGTGGTGACCGAAGAGGAAGGAACATTCGTCGGCACGCTGAACGAAGATTTTGCCATCGAAAGCCAGGCTGGCGACGTGTTTCAGCTGGGAAACATGTCGTGGCGCGTGCGCTACGTCCGCGGGGGCGAGGTAGTGGTGCAAGATGCCCAAGGCGCGCCGGCCACGGTGCCGTTCTGGCTGGGCGAAGCGCCGGGCCGCACCCGCGAGCTATCGGCCGAGGTGGCGACGCTGCGCACCGAATTGGCAACGCGCATTACGATTCCGTCCGGCCGGCCCTACGAGTCAGGCCAGCTGATCGACATCGGGCCGAAGATTACGCAACAAAGCTGGCTGCCTGGCGTCGGCGGTGATCCCACTCCGCCGAAGGCGTCCAAAGAGGAGATACCTGATTCGCTCGAAGCGCAGCCTCCGCAGCGTGAGCGAAACTTCGACTTGCCCGCGCCGCGCGACGACGTCGATTTGACCAGCGCTACGGCGTGGCTGGCGCGCGAGACGGGGGCCGATTATTGGACCGCCGTGCAGGCCGCCCGTTATGTGGCGGCCCAAAAGGCGGCAATTCCCACCGTTCCCACGCAAAAGCAGATCGTCTTCGAGCGTTTCTTCGACGAGTCGGGCGGAAGCCAGTTGGTGATTCACGCACCGCTGGGGGCGCGGATCAATCGCGCCTGGGGCCTCGCCATGCGCAAGCGCTTTTGCCGCAGCTTCGATTTCGAATTGCAGGCCAGCGCCACCGACGACGGTGTGCTGTTGTCGCTCGGGCCGCAGCACAGCTTTCCGATTGACGCGTTGTTCAAAATGCTCAACCCCGGCAATGGCCAGACGCTGTTGGTCCAAGCCTTGTTGGCGGCGCCCATGTTTCAAACCCGCTGGCGCTGGAACGTCACGCGGGCGCTGGCCGTGTTGCGATATCGGGGCGGCAAAAAAGTGCCCCCCTACTTGCAGCGTTATCGATCCGACGATTTGCTGGCCGCGGTGTTTCCGCAAACGGCCGGCTGTCTGGAGAACCACGCTGGCGATATCGAGGTACCCGACCATCCGCTGGTTCAGCAGACCGTATATGACTGCCTGCACGAGGCGATGGATATCGAAGGTTGGACCGACGTCCTCCGAGAGATCGTCAGTGGCGACATCGAGCTGGTTCCTTGCGACACCCGCGAACCTTCGCCGTTCTCGCACCAGATCATCAACGCCAATCCGTACGCCTTTTTGGACGGCGCCCCGCTCGAGGAACGACGCACGCGGGCTGTCTCTGTGCGTCGCACGCTCGACATCGGGGCCGTTCGCGATCTGGGCTGGCTCGATCCAGCGGCCATTGCGCAGGTGCGTGACGAAGCGCAGCCGGTCGTCCGCGATGCCGACGAACTGCACGATGCCCTGATCACTCAAGGGGTGATGCTCGAGCACGAGGGAATCGCCTGGACCGGATGGTTCAATGATCTCGTTTCCACAGGCCGGGCCACGCGGGCGCGGGCGCCGGACCGCGCGCCGTTCTGGATCGCCACCGAGAATTGGCCGTTGGTCGCCGCGGCCTTGCCGGCCGCCACGATCGAGCGTCGCTCCTCCCTGCCGGACAGCGTGCGGCAGAACTGGGAGTCGACCGAGGCACTTGTGCATCTCTTGCGTGGGCGGCTGCAAATCGCCGGACCGGTTACGGCTTCGCAAATGGCCCAAGAGCTGGCATTAAATGCCGGGCTGGTCGAAGCCACGCTTACGGCGCTCGAGGCCGAAGGAACCGCCATGCGCGGTCGCTATACGCCCCCGGGTGCGCGGCACGCAGCCAACGGCGCCGCGCACGGTGCCGGCAACGCTGCGACAAACGGCGCGGCCACGGATTCCCACGAAGTCGAATGGTGTGATCGGCGCTTGCTCGCTCGAATCCACCGCTTGACGCTCGATCGACTGCGTCGTCAGATCGAGCCAGTCGAGCCGACCTCGTTCCTGCGATTCCTCACCGAACATCAGCGCGTAGCGCCCGAACGACGACTGACGGGCGTGGGAGGCGTACGCGAGATCCTGGCGCAATTGCAGGGATTCGAAATGGCCGCTGGCGCCTGGGAGCGGCGCATCCTGCCGGCGCGAGTGAACGAATACGATCCGGTTTGGCTCGATCAACTGGCCTTCTCCGGCGAGCTCACCTGGGGAAGGCTGCGGCCACAGAAACCAGACGACGCCGGGCGCGCCAGCGTCGGCCGTTTGACGCGCGCCGTTCCGTTGGCGCTTATGCTGCGGGCCGATCTTCCCTGGCTATTGCCCATGGAACGCAATGGCAAGCCGATCCCGCTGCGCGGCAATGCGCAAACCGTGTTGGCTGCGATCGAAAGTCGCGGGGCACTGTTCTATCACGACCTGACCACGGCTACAGGCTTGCTGCCTACGCACCTGGACGAGGCACTTTTGGAACTAGCACAGCAAGGCTTGGTGACGTCGGATGGATTCGCACCGCTGCGAGGACTAACGAGCCGCCCCCGCGCAGGACGGCGCCGCACGCGCGAAATGCGATCCAACCCGGCCCATCGGGCGACCGGGCAAATGGCCAGTTCGGGGCGTTGGTCGCTGTTTCCCGGTCTGGTCTCGGCCGCGGACGAGCAAGAATCTCTCAAGCGCTGGGCGCAGCAGCTTCTGCGTCGCTGGGGCATTGTCTTCCGCGATTTGCTAGTGCGCGAATCGGCGGCGCCAAGCTGGGGACAGTTGGTGCCGATCTTTCGCCGTCTCGAGGCGCAGGGAGAGATCCGAGGCGGCCGCTTTGTGTCGGGCGTCGGGGGAGAACAATACGCCACCGGTAGCGCGGTCGAACAAGTGCGCGAAGTGCGCGATCGAGAGCCGACGGGGCAATGCCTGGTCGTCGCCGGCTCCGATCCGGTCAATCTGGCCGGCATCATCACGCGAGGTGATCGCGTGGGGGCCAAGCCCACGAATTCGCTGGCTTTGCGCGACGGCCAGGTCGTAGCGACTTTCGAGTCAGGGGTCGTCCAATACAGCGAAGATTTCCCTCCTGCCGAAGCCGCCGAAGTCAGCCGCCGCCTGCGCCGTACCGGCTAA